The following are encoded together in the Xanthobacter autotrophicus Py2 genome:
- a CDS encoding Beta-hydroxyacyl-(acyl-carrier-protein) dehydratase FabA/FabZ (PFAM: Beta-hydroxyacyl-(acyl-carrier-protein) dehydratase FabA/FabZ~KEGG: rpe:RPE_2022 beta-hydroxyacyl-(acyl-carrier-protein) dehydratase, FabA/FabZ) yields MRPEVFKMIDRVVSIDPSLQKIHCQGLVPEESSIFEGHFPGYPIMPGVLLIEAMAQTTGWLVLARNRFNKMPFLATVKEAKLRTFVLPGQNLDLYSEILHEGSGFVVAKTQATLEGKPICSAELTFRVLPWPEGKMKPVVMKVAEHVSFPLADFADA; encoded by the coding sequence ATGCGTCCTGAAGTCTTCAAGATGATCGACCGGGTCGTGTCCATCGACCCGTCGCTTCAGAAGATCCACTGCCAGGGACTGGTGCCGGAAGAGAGCTCCATCTTCGAGGGGCACTTTCCCGGCTATCCCATCATGCCCGGCGTGCTGCTCATCGAGGCCATGGCCCAGACCACCGGCTGGCTGGTGCTCGCCCGCAACCGCTTCAACAAGATGCCCTTCCTCGCCACCGTCAAGGAGGCGAAGCTGCGCACCTTCGTGCTGCCCGGGCAGAATCTCGATCTTTATTCCGAGATCCTCCACGAGGGCTCGGGCTTCGTCGTGGCGAAGACCCAGGCCACCCTCGAAGGCAAGCCCATCTGCTCCGCCGAGCTCACCTTCCGCGTGCTCCCCTGGCCGGAAGGCAAGATGAAGCCCGTGGTGATGAAGGTGGCCGAGCACGTCTCCTTCCCCCTTGCGGACTTTGCAGATGCCTGA
- a CDS encoding phosphopantetheine-binding (PFAM: phosphopantetheine-binding~KEGG: bra:BRADO4675 acyl carrier protein), whose amino-acid sequence MSSTFDTVANIIAETCDIPRDTITPDSHAIDDLGIDSLDFLDIAFAIDKAFGIKLPLEQWTQEVNDGKATTEQYFVLKNLCARIDELVAAKAA is encoded by the coding sequence ATGTCTTCGACGTTCGACACGGTGGCCAACATCATCGCGGAAACCTGCGATATTCCGCGGGACACCATCACGCCGGACAGCCACGCCATCGACGATCTGGGCATCGACAGCCTCGACTTCCTGGATATCGCGTTCGCCATCGACAAGGCGTTCGGCATCAAGCTGCCGCTCGAGCAGTGGACCCAGGAAGTCAACGACGGCAAGGCCACCACCGAGCAGTATTTCGTGCTCAAGAACCTGTGCGCCCGCATCGACGAGTTGGTCGCTGCGAAGGCCGCGTGA